In Rhodococcus rhodochrous, a single genomic region encodes these proteins:
- a CDS encoding DUF4233 domain-containing protein: MSNDKPEEQKFRPPTTDPWKGFRGVMAGTLVLEAIVVLLVLPVIATVGGGLSAWSTTYVVGLAVLMFLGAGVQKKSWAIPFNITLQVLAVLGFFVDLAFGAVGVLFAVVWAYIFYLRKDIRDRESRGLLPGQRD; the protein is encoded by the coding sequence GTGAGCAACGACAAGCCGGAGGAACAGAAGTTCCGGCCGCCGACGACGGACCCCTGGAAGGGCTTCCGCGGCGTGATGGCGGGAACGCTCGTGCTCGAGGCGATCGTGGTGCTGCTGGTGTTGCCGGTGATCGCGACCGTCGGCGGGGGATTGAGCGCGTGGTCGACGACCTATGTCGTGGGCCTCGCCGTTCTCATGTTCCTCGGAGCCGGGGTGCAGAAGAAGTCGTGGGCGATCCCCTTCAACATCACGCTGCAGGTGCTCGCCGTGCTGGGCTTCTTCGTCGACCTCGCATTCGGTGCGGTGGGTGTGCTCTTCGCCGTGGTGTGGGCGTACATCTTCTACCTGCGCAAGGACATCAGGGATCGCGAATCCAGGGGGCTGCTCCCGGGCCAGCGGGACTGA
- the ndk gene encoding nucleoside-diphosphate kinase, protein MTERTLVLIKPDGVARRHVGEILSRIERKGLDIVALELRTATEEVAGAHYAEHEGKPFYPSLIEFITGGPLVAAVLEGPRAIAAFRQLAGGTDPVEKAVPGSIRGDLGLDPGENLVHGSDSVESAEREIALWFPALAAK, encoded by the coding sequence GTGACTGAGCGGACCCTGGTACTGATCAAGCCCGACGGCGTCGCACGCCGTCACGTCGGAGAAATCCTCTCGCGCATCGAGCGCAAGGGGCTGGACATCGTGGCTCTCGAGCTGCGCACCGCGACCGAGGAGGTCGCCGGAGCGCACTACGCAGAGCACGAGGGCAAGCCCTTCTACCCCTCGCTGATCGAGTTCATCACCGGCGGCCCCCTCGTGGCCGCGGTCCTCGAGGGCCCCCGCGCGATCGCGGCGTTCCGGCAGCTCGCCGGTGGCACCGATCCGGTCGAGAAGGCCGTCCCCGGCTCGATCCGCGGCGACCTCGGCCTGGATCCGGGAGAGAACCTGGTCCACGGTTCCGACTCGGTGGAGTCCGCCGAGCGCGAGATCGCCCTCTGGTTCCCCGCCCTGGCTGCGAAGTAA
- a CDS encoding translation initiation factor IF-2 N-terminal domain-containing protein, which produces MADQEPPENNSIEASDAGGRNLLGLPAKIRVHALAKLLGLTSKQVIAKAAERGTELRSAHSTLPRDVAEDLHAALSDDTGTPEPAVQQAGTAPETAEQTAPEVETAPEPVAEKAAESTEALPVESDDLRPAEKTADETAPQALDIPSVGGPTGLFTSVEQSTPLFEMPEPSTTAEPIVAAPLFLQPEVPSPAEEEETRPRRRRARRGKDTEQTPVEDEQQTAEPAAAESTEEAPSQQADEDQDDQPRRRRRGRRGRGRGRGDGTDTDQQDETTASGEDSESSDAETDKSAAAESTAAETPAEETAGAEESTSDEAASGDDQSSDEHDSDDEQGGGTSRRRRRRRRRRRRGSSDTDTASTDDDSVPTVVHEREPRPKSRAKDEVQGISGSTRLEAKRQRRRDGREAGRRRPPILTESEFLARREAVDRVMVVRERTGGSHAGMTQVAVLEDGILVEHFVTTSGSASMVGNIYLGRVQNVLPSMEAAFIDIGRGRNGVLYAGEVNWEAAGLGGNSRKIEQALKPGDQVVVQVSKDPVGHKGARLTTQISLAGRFLVYVPGGSSTGISRKLPDTERKRLKDILREIVPSEAGVIIRTAAEGVSEEELSRDVTRLQTQWEAIREQSEKLQADASGQPKTLYEEPDLLVKVVRDLFNEDFSKLVIEGDSAWNTVESYIRTVAPDLLPRVERYRSENSVDVFGAHRIDEQLAKALDRKVWLPSGGTLVIDRTEAMTVIDVNTGKFTGSGGNLEETVTRNNLEAAEEIVRQMRLRDIGGMIVVDFIDMVLESNRDLVLRRLTEALGRDRTRHQVSEVTSLGLVQMTRKRLGTGLVEAFSTTCEHCNGRGLIVHSEPIESKSSDDSGRSSGGGSRRKRGRDKSSQEPAAETHTTPSPEEVVKRAAHPVALAMAAHHSTPAADAPAAEPTATETASEAASAPAGDVDPVKVTEPLRAVEPEKVAAPTKEPVAGEDATTVTTASDEPAEIEAEVAAAESAVADTAVSEAPVAETAVSGAGESADGAASVEAAEPAPRRRRARRVARAAAAPAGDGGPAAKVFVVPATTGTSTGTEPDSRPSPPVETPVEIVRRPRSRRAAGRPAGPPVDAEA; this is translated from the coding sequence GTGGCCGATCAAGAGCCGCCGGAGAACAACTCGATCGAAGCGTCGGACGCAGGGGGACGGAACCTCCTCGGTCTGCCTGCCAAGATCCGCGTCCATGCCCTCGCCAAGTTGCTGGGGCTGACCAGTAAGCAGGTGATTGCGAAGGCCGCCGAGCGCGGCACCGAGCTGCGCAGTGCGCACTCGACCCTTCCGCGCGACGTCGCGGAGGACCTGCACGCCGCGTTGAGCGACGACACGGGCACGCCCGAGCCTGCCGTGCAGCAAGCCGGAACTGCGCCCGAAACTGCAGAGCAGACGGCTCCCGAGGTCGAGACCGCCCCCGAGCCTGTCGCGGAGAAGGCTGCGGAGAGCACCGAGGCCCTGCCGGTCGAGAGCGACGACTTGCGACCCGCAGAGAAGACTGCGGACGAGACTGCACCGCAGGCACTCGACATCCCCTCCGTCGGAGGACCCACCGGGCTGTTCACGTCGGTGGAGCAGAGCACGCCGCTGTTCGAGATGCCCGAGCCGTCCACCACGGCCGAGCCGATCGTCGCCGCACCGCTGTTCCTCCAGCCCGAGGTACCCTCGCCGGCCGAGGAGGAGGAGACCCGCCCGCGTCGACGTCGCGCACGCCGCGGCAAGGACACCGAGCAGACTCCGGTCGAGGACGAGCAGCAGACCGCCGAGCCGGCCGCCGCCGAGTCCACCGAGGAAGCGCCGTCGCAGCAGGCGGACGAGGACCAGGACGACCAGCCGCGTCGCCGCCGCCGCGGACGTCGCGGTCGTGGACGTGGCCGCGGGGACGGCACGGACACCGATCAGCAGGACGAGACCACCGCGAGCGGCGAGGACTCCGAGTCCTCCGACGCGGAGACGGACAAGTCCGCTGCAGCGGAGTCCACCGCCGCGGAGACTCCTGCGGAGGAGACCGCCGGCGCCGAGGAGAGCACCTCCGACGAGGCCGCCTCGGGCGACGATCAGAGCAGCGACGAGCACGATTCCGACGACGAGCAGGGCGGCGGGACCTCCCGTCGCCGTCGCCGTCGCCGTCGCCGTCGCCGTCGCGGTTCCTCCGACACCGACACCGCGAGCACCGACGACGACTCGGTTCCCACGGTCGTCCACGAGCGGGAGCCGCGTCCCAAGAGCCGCGCCAAGGACGAGGTCCAGGGCATCAGCGGTTCGACGCGTCTCGAGGCGAAGCGTCAGCGTCGGCGCGACGGCCGCGAGGCCGGTCGCCGGCGGCCCCCGATCCTCACCGAATCCGAGTTCCTCGCCCGTCGCGAGGCCGTCGACCGGGTCATGGTCGTGCGCGAACGCACGGGCGGTTCCCACGCGGGCATGACGCAGGTTGCGGTGCTCGAGGACGGCATCCTCGTCGAGCACTTCGTCACGACCTCCGGTTCGGCGTCGATGGTCGGCAACATCTATCTCGGCCGCGTGCAGAACGTCCTTCCGTCCATGGAGGCCGCGTTCATCGACATCGGCCGTGGCCGCAACGGCGTGCTCTACGCCGGTGAGGTGAACTGGGAGGCCGCTGGCCTCGGAGGCAACTCCCGCAAGATCGAGCAGGCCCTCAAGCCCGGCGACCAGGTGGTCGTGCAGGTCAGCAAGGACCCGGTCGGTCACAAGGGTGCGCGTCTGACCACCCAGATCAGCCTTGCCGGACGCTTCCTGGTGTACGTGCCGGGCGGCTCGTCCACGGGCATCAGCCGCAAGCTGCCCGACACCGAGCGCAAACGCCTCAAGGACATCCTCCGCGAGATCGTCCCCTCCGAGGCGGGCGTGATCATCCGTACCGCCGCCGAGGGCGTGAGCGAGGAGGAACTCTCGCGCGACGTCACCCGCCTGCAGACGCAGTGGGAGGCGATCCGCGAGCAGTCCGAGAAGCTGCAGGCCGACGCATCGGGACAGCCGAAGACGCTCTACGAGGAGCCGGATCTGCTCGTGAAGGTCGTGCGCGACCTGTTCAACGAGGACTTCTCCAAGCTCGTCATCGAGGGCGACTCGGCGTGGAACACCGTCGAGAGCTACATCCGGACGGTCGCACCCGACCTGCTGCCGCGCGTCGAGCGCTACCGCTCGGAGAACTCGGTGGACGTCTTCGGTGCGCACCGCATCGACGAGCAGCTCGCGAAGGCTCTCGACCGCAAGGTGTGGCTGCCGTCCGGTGGCACGCTCGTCATCGACCGCACCGAGGCGATGACTGTCATCGACGTCAACACCGGCAAGTTCACCGGGTCCGGCGGCAACCTCGAGGAGACGGTCACCCGTAACAACCTCGAGGCGGCCGAGGAGATCGTCCGCCAGATGCGCCTGCGCGACATCGGCGGCATGATCGTCGTCGACTTCATCGACATGGTGCTCGAATCCAACCGCGACCTCGTGCTGCGTCGCCTGACCGAGGCTCTCGGCCGGGACCGCACCCGCCACCAGGTCTCGGAGGTCACCTCGCTCGGCCTCGTCCAGATGACGCGCAAGCGGCTCGGGACCGGTCTCGTCGAGGCGTTCTCCACCACCTGTGAGCACTGCAACGGCCGCGGCCTCATCGTGCACTCGGAGCCGATCGAGTCGAAGTCCTCGGACGACTCCGGTCGTTCGTCCGGCGGCGGTTCGCGGCGCAAGCGTGGACGCGACAAGAGCTCGCAGGAGCCCGCCGCCGAGACGCACACGACGCCGTCGCCCGAAGAGGTCGTCAAGCGTGCCGCGCACCCCGTCGCGCTCGCGATGGCCGCGCACCACTCGACACCGGCCGCGGACGCTCCGGCCGCAGAGCCGACAGCGACCGAGACCGCATCCGAGGCGGCGTCCGCACCTGCGGGCGACGTCGACCCGGTCAAGGTCACCGAGCCGCTGCGGGCCGTCGAGCCCGAGAAGGTCGCCGCGCCGACGAAGGAGCCCGTCGCGGGGGAGGACGCCACCACGGTGACGACCGCCTCCGACGAGCCCGCCGAGATCGAGGCAGAGGTCGCAGCGGCGGAATCCGCGGTCGCCGACACGGCCGTGTCCGAGGCTCCTGTGGCCGAGACGGCCGTCTCCGGAGCAGGGGAGAGCGCCGACGGTGCGGCTTCCGTCGAGGCCGCAGAACCGGCTCCGCGTCGTCGTCGGGCACGCAGGGTCGCCCGGGCGGCGGCAGCGCCCGCCGGGGACGGTGGGCCTGCAGCCAAGGTGTTCGTCGTCCCCGCGACGACCGGCACCTCGACCGGAACCGAGCCGGACTCCCGGCCGAGCCCACCGGTCGAGACGCCGGTGGAGATCGTGCGGCGGCCGCGTTCGCGGCGTGCCGCAGGGCGCCCCGCCGGACCTCCGGTGGACGCCGAGGCGTGA
- the rplU gene encoding 50S ribosomal protein L21, translated as MATYAIVKTGGKQYKVAEGDLVKVEKIEGEPGAAVSLAPILVVDGSELTTDADKLAKVSVTGEIVEHTKGPKIRIHKFKNKTGYHKRQGHRQKLTVVKVTGIK; from the coding sequence ATGGCAACGTACGCGATCGTCAAGACCGGCGGTAAGCAGTACAAGGTCGCTGAAGGCGACCTCGTCAAGGTCGAGAAGATCGAGGGTGAGCCCGGCGCTGCTGTCTCGCTTGCCCCGATCCTCGTCGTCGACGGATCCGAACTGACCACCGACGCCGACAAGCTGGCCAAGGTCTCGGTCACCGGCGAGATCGTCGAGCACACCAAGGGCCCGAAGATCCGCATCCACAAGTTCAAGAACAAGACCGGGTACCACAAGCGCCAGGGCCACCGTCAGAAGCTGACGGTCGTCAAGGTCACCGGCATCAAGTAA
- the rpmA gene encoding 50S ribosomal protein L27, with protein MAHKKGASSSRNGRDSNAQRLGVKRFGGQAVNAGEIIVRQRGTHFHPGVNVGRGGDDTLFALAAGAVEFGTKRGRKTVNIVPAAADA; from the coding sequence ATGGCACACAAGAAGGGTGCATCCAGCTCCCGCAACGGTCGCGATTCGAACGCGCAGCGACTCGGCGTCAAGCGCTTCGGTGGCCAGGCCGTCAACGCCGGCGAGATCATCGTGCGCCAGCGCGGCACCCACTTCCACCCCGGCGTGAACGTGGGACGCGGCGGCGACGACACGCTGTTCGCCCTCGCGGCCGGTGCCGTCGAGTTCGGTACCAAGCGCGGTCGCAAGACCGTCAACATCGTTCCGGCTGCGGCAGACGCCTGA
- the obgE gene encoding GTPase ObgE, with protein sequence MSRFIDRVVLHVSAGKGGNGCASVHREKFKPLGGPDGGNGGNGGDVVLEVDRNVHTLLDFHFHQHAKATNGAQGAGGHRNGANGGDLVLKVPDGTVVLDRDGRILADLVGTGTRFVAAHGGRGGLGNAALASKARKAPGFALLGEEGEELELVLELKSVADVGLVGFPSAGKSSLVSVLSAAKPKIADYPFTTLVPNLGVVQSGDTTFTVADVPGLIPGASEGRGLGLDFLRHLERCAVLAHVVDCATLEPGRDPISDIDALEAELAAYQPALSGDSGLGDLAERPRIVILNKADVPDAKELAEFVTPELEARGWPVFTISAVSRDGLRPLTFALAKMVDEYRAAHPPAAPTRPVIRPVARDEEAFTVVRDPEVPGGFIVRGTRPERWVRQTAFDNDEAVGYLADRLARLGVEDKLVKLGAEPGCWVTIGEVAFEWEPQTQAGVDVVPTGRGTDARLDQVDRIGAAERRHAKKVRRGLATDDEFE encoded by the coding sequence ATGTCCCGCTTCATCGACCGGGTGGTGCTGCACGTCAGCGCCGGCAAGGGCGGCAACGGCTGCGCCTCCGTCCACCGCGAGAAGTTCAAGCCGCTCGGCGGCCCCGACGGCGGTAACGGAGGCAACGGTGGCGACGTCGTCCTCGAAGTCGACCGCAACGTCCATACCCTGCTCGACTTCCACTTCCACCAGCACGCCAAGGCGACCAACGGTGCCCAGGGCGCCGGCGGCCACCGCAACGGTGCCAACGGCGGCGACCTCGTCCTGAAGGTCCCCGACGGCACCGTCGTGCTCGACCGCGACGGCCGGATCCTCGCCGACCTCGTGGGCACCGGCACCCGCTTCGTGGCCGCGCACGGCGGTCGCGGTGGCCTGGGCAACGCCGCACTCGCGTCCAAGGCACGCAAGGCCCCCGGCTTCGCGCTTCTCGGTGAGGAAGGCGAGGAACTCGAACTCGTCCTCGAACTGAAGTCCGTCGCCGACGTCGGCCTGGTGGGCTTCCCGTCGGCCGGCAAGTCGTCGCTCGTGTCGGTGCTCTCGGCCGCGAAGCCGAAGATCGCCGACTACCCGTTCACCACCCTCGTGCCGAATCTCGGTGTGGTGCAGTCGGGCGACACGACCTTCACCGTCGCCGACGTGCCCGGCCTGATCCCCGGGGCCAGTGAGGGACGCGGTCTCGGTCTCGACTTCCTCCGTCATCTCGAGCGCTGCGCCGTGCTCGCGCACGTCGTCGACTGCGCGACCCTCGAACCCGGCCGCGACCCGATCTCCGACATCGACGCGCTCGAGGCCGAACTCGCCGCCTACCAGCCCGCCCTGTCGGGCGACAGCGGACTCGGCGATCTCGCCGAGCGCCCCCGCATCGTGATCCTGAACAAGGCCGACGTGCCCGACGCGAAGGAACTCGCCGAGTTCGTCACCCCCGAACTCGAGGCCCGTGGCTGGCCGGTCTTCACGATCTCGGCCGTGAGCCGCGACGGGCTGCGCCCGCTGACGTTCGCCCTCGCGAAGATGGTCGACGAGTACCGGGCGGCGCATCCGCCGGCCGCACCGACCCGCCCGGTGATCCGCCCCGTCGCCCGCGACGAGGAAGCCTTCACCGTGGTCCGCGATCCCGAGGTGCCCGGCGGATTCATCGTGCGGGGCACCCGTCCCGAGCGGTGGGTGCGTCAGACGGCCTTCGACAACGACGAGGCCGTCGGTTATCTCGCCGACCGTCTCGCACGTCTCGGCGTCGAGGACAAGCTCGTCAAGCTCGGCGCGGAACCCGGATGCTGGGTCACCATCGGCGAGGTCGCCTTCGAGTGGGAACCGCAGACGCAGGCCGGCGTGGACGTCGTGCCCACCGGTCGCGGCACGGACGCCCGTCTCGACCAGGTCGACCGCATCGGCGCCGCCGAGCGTCGCCACGCGAAGAAGGTGCGCCGCGGTCTGGCCACCGACGACGAGTTCGAGTAA
- the proB gene encoding glutamate 5-kinase encodes MSDTREVVSHARSVVVKIGSSAITSLVGGLDRGRLDRLVDAIESRIRTGSSVVVVSSGAVGAGLAPLGLTSRPRDLATKQAAASVGQLTLAHAWGTSFARYDRTVGQVLLTADDIGRRTQHRNAQRTLDRLRSLGAVPVVNENDTVATVELRFGDNDRLAALVAHLIGADALILLSDVDGLYDGDPRKGSANLIPEVRTPEDLDGVVAGSGGALGTGGMASKLSAARLAADSGVPVLLAAASQADRALGAADVGTAFAARPQRLSARRFWVRHAADVHGSLYLDEGAVRAVMERRRSLLAAGITGTSGGFHAGDVVGIVAPDGRTVARGVVAYDASELDFMIGFSTGQLPPDLQRPVVHADDLVRVV; translated from the coding sequence ATGAGCGACACCCGGGAGGTCGTCTCCCACGCCCGCAGCGTAGTGGTCAAGATCGGCTCGTCGGCGATCACGAGCCTGGTGGGCGGGCTCGACCGTGGCCGGCTCGATCGTCTCGTCGACGCCATCGAGTCCCGGATCCGCACGGGCTCGAGTGTCGTCGTGGTCTCCTCGGGTGCGGTCGGTGCCGGGCTCGCACCGCTCGGCCTCACGAGCCGGCCGCGTGATCTCGCGACGAAGCAGGCCGCGGCCAGCGTCGGGCAGCTCACCCTCGCCCACGCCTGGGGCACCTCCTTCGCCCGCTACGACCGCACCGTGGGCCAGGTGCTCCTCACCGCCGACGACATCGGCCGGCGCACCCAGCACCGCAACGCGCAACGCACCCTCGACCGGCTGCGCTCGCTCGGGGCGGTGCCGGTGGTCAACGAGAACGACACCGTCGCGACCGTCGAACTGCGCTTCGGCGACAACGACCGACTCGCGGCACTCGTCGCGCACCTCATCGGCGCCGACGCGCTGATCCTGCTGTCCGACGTCGACGGTCTGTACGACGGGGATCCTCGCAAGGGCTCCGCGAACCTCATACCGGAGGTCCGCACGCCCGAGGATCTCGACGGTGTGGTCGCCGGGTCGGGTGGCGCGCTGGGTACCGGTGGCATGGCGTCGAAACTGTCCGCTGCCCGTCTCGCGGCGGACTCCGGGGTGCCGGTGCTGCTCGCCGCGGCCTCCCAGGCCGATCGTGCGCTGGGCGCCGCCGACGTCGGCACGGCCTTCGCGGCCCGCCCGCAGCGCCTGTCGGCGCGGCGCTTCTGGGTGCGGCACGCCGCTGACGTCCACGGTTCGCTGTATCTCGACGAGGGCGCCGTGCGGGCCGTGATGGAGCGGCGACGCTCACTGCTCGCCGCCGGAATCACCGGCACCAGTGGCGGTTTCCACGCCGGCGACGTGGTGGGCATCGTCGCACCCGACGGCCGCACGGTCGCGCGCGGTGTGGTGGCCTACGACGCGTCCGAACTCGATTTCATGATCGGCTTCTCGACCGGTCAGTTGCCGCCGGATCTCCAGCGACCCGTCGTGCACGCCGACGACCTCGTCCGGGTGGTCTGA
- a CDS encoding NAD-dependent protein deacetylase has product MIDVPLRSDDLPTLLHGRRIAVLTGAGLSTDSGIPDYRGPDSPPRNPMTYQQFVGDAEFRQRYWARNHVGWKHMDAARPNAGHRALAALEHVGSVVGVITQNVDLLHTKAGSRRVVDLHGTYAQVRCLSCEHRISRFTLHERLCAANPGFDDRMRATTGLEVAPDADAVVTDTEDFVVVGCDRCGGMLKPDIVYFGETVPRPRVDLAYSVVDGADALLVAGSSLTVQSGLRFVRRAAQRNIPVVVINRGPTRGDVLATLKLEAGTSETLTFLADAVTAPSR; this is encoded by the coding sequence GTGATCGACGTTCCACTCCGTTCCGACGACCTGCCCACGCTCCTGCACGGCCGTCGGATCGCTGTTCTCACCGGTGCCGGACTGTCGACGGACTCCGGTATCCCCGACTATCGCGGCCCCGACTCGCCGCCCCGCAACCCGATGACCTACCAGCAGTTCGTCGGCGACGCGGAGTTCCGGCAACGCTACTGGGCGCGCAACCATGTCGGCTGGAAGCACATGGACGCCGCCCGCCCCAATGCCGGGCACCGGGCACTCGCGGCCCTCGAACACGTTGGCTCCGTCGTCGGCGTGATCACCCAGAACGTCGACCTGCTGCACACGAAGGCCGGCAGCCGACGGGTCGTCGACCTGCACGGCACCTACGCGCAGGTCCGATGCCTGTCGTGCGAACATCGCATCTCGCGGTTCACGCTGCACGAGCGGCTGTGCGCGGCCAATCCGGGATTCGACGACCGGATGCGCGCGACAACCGGTCTCGAGGTCGCCCCGGACGCGGACGCGGTAGTCACCGACACCGAGGACTTCGTCGTCGTCGGCTGCGACCGCTGCGGCGGGATGCTCAAACCCGACATCGTGTACTTCGGGGAGACGGTGCCGCGCCCGCGCGTCGATCTCGCCTACTCGGTGGTCGACGGGGCCGACGCACTGCTGGTGGCCGGGAGTTCACTGACGGTGCAGTCGGGGCTGCGGTTCGTACGGCGCGCCGCGCAGCGGAACATCCCGGTGGTGGTGATCAACCGTGGTCCCACGCGCGGAGATGTGCTGGCGACCCTCAAGCTCGAGGCGGGTACCTCGGAAACCCTCACCTTCCTGGCCGACGCGGTGACCGCACCGAGCCGGTGA
- a CDS encoding ATP-dependent DNA ligase yields the protein MLLHTVVDTSVAVAATRSRRTKIDLLRELLDRAEPHEVEAVVSWLSGEMTQGRLGVGFRTLAGLSAPVADEPTLSVDDVSDFLDRLAGISGPGSTAARQQLLLDLFGRATDAEQRFLVALLGGELRQGALEGVMTDAVAAAAGLPVEPVRRAVMLSGRLAQAAAAAFAGGVDALAEFGLELGRPVRPMLASPAESLGAALTEFDGAVSVEYKLDGARIQVHRHEDAVWIFTRTLRDITASVPELVELVRALPCRSVVLDGETLALTDSGRPRPFQETMSRFGARSERELLLHPYFFDCLHLDGDDLLDEPLSVRLDHLARVAGEHRIPTLVAPDADSAETHLGDSLGNGHEGVMVKSLTSTYTAGRRGRAWQKVKPEHTLDLVVLAAEWGYGRRTGFLSNLHLGARDPDGGPPIMVGKTFKGLTDALLQWQTEEFPRYETHRDEHTVHLRPAIVVEIELDGVQTSTRYPGGVALRFARVLRYRPDKSAADADTIDAVRALLPAAPVPGTGLP from the coding sequence ATGCTGCTGCACACGGTTGTCGACACCTCCGTCGCCGTCGCCGCCACCCGGTCTCGACGCACCAAGATCGATCTGCTGCGGGAACTGCTCGACCGCGCCGAACCCCACGAGGTCGAAGCGGTGGTCTCGTGGTTGTCCGGAGAGATGACCCAGGGCCGTCTGGGAGTCGGCTTCCGCACCCTCGCCGGTCTCTCCGCACCGGTCGCCGACGAGCCGACGCTCTCCGTCGACGACGTGTCCGACTTCCTCGACCGGCTCGCCGGCATCTCCGGCCCCGGATCCACCGCCGCGCGACAGCAACTGCTCCTGGACCTGTTCGGCCGGGCCACCGACGCCGAGCAGCGTTTCCTCGTCGCGCTCCTCGGCGGTGAGCTGCGGCAGGGAGCGCTCGAAGGAGTGATGACCGATGCGGTCGCAGCGGCAGCCGGTCTCCCCGTCGAGCCGGTCCGCCGGGCGGTGATGCTGTCGGGCCGACTCGCACAGGCCGCGGCGGCGGCCTTCGCCGGTGGTGTCGATGCGCTGGCGGAGTTCGGTCTGGAACTCGGCCGGCCTGTCCGGCCGATGCTCGCCTCGCCCGCCGAGTCGCTCGGGGCGGCACTCACCGAGTTCGACGGGGCGGTGAGCGTGGAGTACAAACTCGACGGCGCACGCATCCAGGTGCACCGCCACGAGGACGCCGTGTGGATCTTCACCCGCACGCTGCGCGACATCACCGCGTCGGTCCCCGAACTGGTCGAACTCGTCCGGGCGCTGCCGTGCCGCAGTGTCGTGCTCGATGGCGAGACGCTCGCGCTCACCGATTCCGGCCGTCCCCGCCCGTTCCAGGAGACCATGAGCCGGTTCGGTGCCCGCTCCGAACGCGAACTGCTCCTCCACCCGTACTTCTTCGACTGCCTGCACCTCGACGGCGACGACCTGCTCGACGAACCGCTGTCGGTGCGTCTCGACCATCTCGCCCGCGTCGCGGGTGAACACCGGATCCCGACGCTGGTCGCTCCGGACGCCGACAGCGCCGAGACACATCTCGGTGACTCGCTCGGCAACGGTCACGAGGGTGTGATGGTGAAGTCGCTCACGTCGACCTACACCGCCGGACGCCGAGGCCGGGCGTGGCAGAAGGTCAAACCCGAGCACACCCTGGATCTCGTGGTGCTCGCCGCCGAGTGGGGTTACGGGCGCCGCACCGGCTTCCTGTCCAACTTGCACCTCGGTGCCCGCGACCCGGACGGTGGTCCGCCGATCATGGTCGGGAAGACGTTCAAAGGACTCACCGACGCTCTGCTGCAGTGGCAGACAGAGGAATTCCCACGCTACGAGACCCACCGCGACGAGCACACCGTTCACCTGCGACCCGCGATCGTCGTCGAGATCGAACTCGACGGAGTACAGACCAGCACCCGATATCCGGGCGGCGTGGCCCTGCGCTTCGCACGGGTGCTGCGGTACCGGCCCGACAAATCGGCCGCCGACGCCGACACGATCGATGCGGTCCGCGCACTGCTGCCCGCAGCGCCGGTTCCCGGAACCGGCCTACCGTAG
- the ligD gene encoding non-homologous end-joining DNA ligase, producing the protein MSKDSEAVELDVDGRTVRITHPDRVYFPEIGATKLDLANYYLSVGEGIVRALRERPCMLHRFPDGLEGQKVHQKRLPRGAPDWVETVRVHFPRYDRDADELCVTHLADVVWAVQMSTVEFHPWNSRRSDVERPDEWRIDLDPMPDCDFDRVRRVATVAHEVLDELGAVGWPKTSGGDGLHVYVRIAPEWEFDDVRRAAWAFAREVERRAPGYVTTAWWRKERDPSAVFVDYNQNSRDHTIASSYSVRGVPEATVSTPVRWDEIDDLDPRDFTIRTVPKRFEELGDLHAGIDDAVFALDPLLEWAERDEKQEEGSR; encoded by the coding sequence ATGAGCAAGGACTCCGAGGCGGTCGAGCTCGACGTGGACGGTCGCACGGTGCGCATCACGCACCCCGACCGCGTGTACTTCCCCGAGATCGGGGCGACCAAGCTCGACCTCGCGAACTACTACCTGAGTGTGGGGGAGGGGATCGTCCGGGCACTCCGTGAGCGGCCCTGCATGCTGCACCGCTTCCCCGACGGCCTCGAAGGGCAGAAGGTGCACCAGAAGCGGCTGCCCCGCGGGGCACCGGACTGGGTCGAAACGGTGCGGGTGCATTTCCCGCGCTACGACCGCGATGCGGACGAACTGTGCGTCACCCACCTCGCCGACGTTGTGTGGGCCGTGCAGATGTCCACCGTGGAGTTCCATCCGTGGAACTCGCGTCGCAGCGATGTGGAGCGGCCCGACGAGTGGCGGATCGATCTCGACCCGATGCCCGACTGCGATTTCGACCGGGTGCGGCGCGTGGCGACGGTGGCGCACGAGGTGCTCGACGAGCTCGGTGCCGTGGGTTGGCCGAAGACCTCCGGCGGCGACGGTCTGCACGTCTACGTCCGGATCGCACCCGAGTGGGAATTCGACGACGTCCGAAGGGCCGCATGGGCTTTCGCGCGGGAGGTGGAGCGACGCGCGCCCGGCTACGTGACGACGGCTTGGTGGCGCAAGGAGCGTGATCCGTCGGCGGTCTTCGTCGACTACAACCAGAACTCGCGCGATCACACGATAGCCAGTTCCTATTCGGTCCGCGGTGTGCCGGAGGCGACGGTCTCCACCCCGGTGCGGTGGGACGAGATCGACGACCTCGATCCGCGGGACTTCACGATCCGGACCGTGCCGAAGCGATTCGAGGAACTCGGCGATCTGCACGCGGGTATCGACGACGCGGTCTTCGCCCTCGATCCGCTCCTGGAATGGGCGGAACGCGACGAGAAACAGGAGGAGGGGTCCCGGTGA